In one window of Janthinobacterium sp. 1_2014MBL_MicDiv DNA:
- a CDS encoding response regulator has product MIRIVIADDHTIMREGLKRILDGAPDIDIVGEAIDGFEVLNHVRQGGFDLLLLDLSMPGRSGVDLIRQIRSEAPKLAILILTMHEEEQYAVRAIRAGAQGYLTKESAGTQLVGAIHKVASGRPYISAEVAEQLVLNIMMPNESLLHKQLSDREFEVFSLLVAGKSITEIANNLHLSVKTVSTHKTRIMQKMGMSSLSEMVQYAVAHRLLSPFKT; this is encoded by the coding sequence ATGATACGCATTGTGATTGCCGACGACCACACCATCATGCGCGAAGGATTGAAGCGCATCCTCGACGGCGCGCCGGACATCGACATCGTGGGCGAAGCCATCGATGGCTTTGAAGTACTCAACCATGTGCGCCAGGGCGGCTTCGACCTGCTGCTGCTCGACCTGTCGATGCCTGGCCGCAGCGGCGTCGACCTGATCCGCCAGATCCGCAGCGAAGCGCCGAAGCTGGCCATCCTCATCCTCACCATGCACGAGGAAGAGCAATATGCGGTGCGCGCCATCCGCGCCGGCGCGCAAGGCTACCTGACGAAGGAAAGCGCGGGCACGCAGCTGGTGGGCGCCATCCACAAGGTGGCATCGGGGCGCCCCTATATCAGCGCCGAGGTGGCCGAGCAGCTGGTGCTCAACATCATGATGCCGAATGAAAGCTTGTTGCACAAACAGCTGTCGGACCGCGAATTCGAAGTGTTTTCCCTGCTGGTGGCAGGCAAGTCGATCACCGAGATCGCCAACAACCTGCACCTGAGCGTGAAGACGGTCAGCACGCACAAGACACGCATCATGCAAAAGATGGGCATGAGTTCCTTGTCGGAAATGGTGCAATACGCGGTAGCCCACCGGCTGCTGTCCCCCTTCAAGACCTGA
- a CDS encoding universal stress protein, with product MYKKILIATDGSTVSNLTACAGVAFAEQMHADILAVYVAPEYQYPVYIEIIPPSYPSEEEYRIAMRKAGGDHWQPILDAAAKRGLEATGLTAFSDSPALKIVEVAQLQHCDLIFMGSHGRSGWGQLLLGSVTNKVLSHSKLPVLVHRLIKEPQPK from the coding sequence ATGTATAAGAAAATTCTGATCGCCACGGACGGTTCCACCGTCTCCAACCTGACCGCCTGCGCCGGTGTCGCCTTTGCCGAACAGATGCACGCCGACATCCTCGCCGTGTACGTGGCGCCGGAATACCAGTATCCCGTGTACATCGAAATCATCCCGCCCAGCTATCCCAGCGAAGAGGAATACCGCATCGCCATGCGCAAGGCGGGCGGCGACCACTGGCAGCCGATCCTCGATGCGGCCGCCAAGCGGGGCCTGGAGGCGACGGGCCTGACGGCCTTTTCCGACAGTCCTGCCCTGAAAATCGTGGAAGTGGCGCAACTCCAGCACTGCGACCTGATCTTCATGGGCTCGCACGGCCGCAGCGGCTGGGGCCAGTTGCTGCTGGGCAGCGTGACCAACAAGGTGCTGTCGCATTCGAAGCTGCCCGTGCTGGTGCACAGGCTGATCAAGGAACCGCAGCCCAAATGA
- a CDS encoding S41 family peptidase, whose protein sequence is MKLHSWALAALTLANAHAAAATPGELCVQDLRAIPPFLLENDTGARAHLAQKGQAYFDLALATAGTAAATAADAKACDAILENYVGMWRKGHLHVKGGSAQDVAKPSPAQPAAPGQPAPSKEPSLQVLSDNTVLLNLPSFHGRYRTAVATLLDTHRAALASRPNWILDVRRNGGGSDGTYAPLLQWISSDETVRLGAEWLSTPANIAGQESVCALLAPGDKACADFAAQAVTQMRSVKPGEYVAQNGGDVVSYARQDTPEPRRPVRVAVLIDRDCASSCEEFLLAARQSFHVKLIGRNSHGALDYSNLRLHALPSGVRQLQYATSRSARLPQLQVDLGGIMPDIYLPPPKDEAARAQEIVRVQRWLEGGTLRPDNI, encoded by the coding sequence ATGAAACTGCATTCCTGGGCGCTGGCCGCCCTCACCCTGGCCAACGCGCATGCGGCGGCGGCCACGCCGGGCGAACTGTGCGTGCAGGACTTGCGCGCCATCCCACCTTTCCTGCTGGAAAACGATACGGGCGCACGCGCCCACCTGGCACAAAAAGGGCAGGCCTATTTCGACCTGGCGCTGGCCACGGCAGGCACGGCGGCGGCCACTGCCGCCGACGCCAAGGCCTGCGATGCCATCCTGGAAAATTATGTGGGCATGTGGCGCAAAGGCCATCTGCACGTGAAAGGCGGCAGCGCGCAGGACGTGGCCAAGCCATCCCCCGCCCAGCCTGCCGCGCCGGGACAGCCTGCGCCATCGAAGGAACCGTCGCTGCAAGTCTTGTCCGACAATACCGTGCTGCTGAACTTGCCCAGCTTCCACGGCCGCTACCGGACCGCCGTGGCCACCCTGCTCGACACCCACCGCGCGGCACTGGCGTCACGCCCCAACTGGATCCTCGACGTGCGCCGCAACGGCGGCGGCAGCGACGGCACGTATGCGCCGCTGCTGCAATGGATCAGCTCGGACGAAACGGTCAGACTGGGCGCCGAATGGCTGTCCACGCCGGCCAATATCGCGGGGCAAGAGAGCGTCTGCGCCTTGCTGGCGCCGGGCGACAAGGCGTGCGCCGACTTTGCGGCTCAGGCCGTGACACAGATGCGCTCCGTCAAGCCGGGCGAGTATGTGGCGCAGAACGGCGGCGACGTCGTCAGCTACGCGCGCCAGGACACGCCGGAGCCACGCCGGCCCGTGCGCGTAGCCGTGCTGATCGACCGCGACTGCGCCAGTTCCTGCGAGGAATTCCTGCTGGCGGCGCGGCAAAGTTTTCACGTGAAATTGATCGGCCGCAACAGCCATGGCGCACTCGACTATTCCAACCTGCGCCTGCACGCGCTGCCGTCCGGCGTGCGCCAGCTGCAATACGCCACCTCGCGCTCGGCCCGCTTGCCGCAGCTGCAGGTGGACCTGGGCGGCATCATGCCCGACATCTATTTGCCGCCGCCAAAGGACGAGGCTGCGCGCGCCCAGGAAATCGTGCGCGTGCAGCGCTGGCTGGAAGGCGGAACATTACGTCCGGACAACATCTGA
- a CDS encoding glutathione peroxidase — translation MSESIYDIPLRRINGEASSLDAYRGKVVLVVNVASACGLTPQYAGLEKLYEDKQADGLVVAGFPANEFGAQEPGGNDEIADFCRGTFGVQFPMFEKIVVKGPGQHPLYQRLVQEQPRAQEKPGSDFRAKLAGYGITQEQPDDVLWNFEKFLISKEGKVVGRFAPDTTVDDALLRDAIERELQA, via the coding sequence ATGAGCGAGAGTATCTACGACATTCCCTTGCGCCGCATCAATGGCGAAGCCAGCAGCCTGGACGCGTATCGCGGCAAGGTCGTGCTGGTGGTCAACGTGGCTTCCGCCTGCGGCCTGACGCCGCAGTATGCGGGGCTGGAAAAACTGTATGAAGACAAACAGGCCGACGGCCTCGTGGTGGCCGGTTTTCCCGCCAATGAATTCGGCGCGCAGGAGCCGGGCGGCAACGACGAGATCGCTGACTTTTGCCGTGGCACCTTCGGCGTGCAATTTCCCATGTTTGAAAAGATCGTCGTCAAGGGCCCGGGCCAGCATCCGCTGTACCAGCGCCTGGTGCAGGAGCAGCCGCGCGCGCAGGAAAAGCCGGGCAGCGATTTCCGCGCCAAGCTGGCCGGCTACGGCATCACGCAGGAGCAGCCGGACGACGTGCTGTGGAACTTCGAGAAGTTCTTGATCAGCAAGGAGGGCAAGGTGGTGGGGCGTTTCGCGCCCGACACCACGGTCGACGACGCACTGCTGCGCGACGCCATCGAGCGCGAGCTGCAGGCATAG
- the leuD gene encoding 3-isopropylmalate dehydratase small subunit, translating into MDKFTIYEGLVAPLDRANVDTDAIIPKQFLKSIHRSGFGPNLFDEWRYLDHGEPGQDNSRRPLNPEFVLNEPRYQGASILLTRKNFGCGSSREHAPWALDQYGFRAIIAPSFADIFFNNCYKNGLLPIVLSESQVDHLFNEVKAFPGYKLVVDLEQQCVRTSNGSVSYPFEIDAFRKYCLMNGLDDIGLTLRHADDIRAFEERHLANQPWLANVI; encoded by the coding sequence ATGGATAAATTTACGATTTACGAAGGCTTGGTCGCACCGCTGGACCGCGCCAACGTCGACACCGACGCCATTATCCCGAAGCAATTCCTGAAATCGATCCACCGCAGCGGTTTCGGCCCCAACCTGTTCGACGAATGGCGCTACCTCGACCATGGCGAACCGGGCCAGGACAACAGCCGCCGCCCGCTGAACCCCGAGTTCGTGCTCAACGAGCCGCGCTACCAGGGCGCTTCGATCTTGCTGACGCGCAAAAATTTCGGCTGCGGCTCCTCGCGCGAACACGCGCCGTGGGCGCTGGACCAGTATGGCTTCCGCGCCATCATCGCGCCATCGTTTGCCGATATCTTCTTCAACAACTGCTACAAGAACGGCTTGCTGCCCATCGTGCTGTCGGAAAGCCAGGTCGACCATCTGTTCAATGAAGTCAAGGCCTTTCCCGGCTACAAGCTGGTGGTGGACCTGGAGCAGCAGTGCGTGCGCACCAGCAATGGCTCCGTCTCGTACCCATTCGAGATCGACGCCTTCCGCAAATATTGCCTGATGAATGGCCTCGACGATATCGGCCTGACCCTGCGCCATGCGGACGATATCCGCGCCTTCGAAGAGCGCCATCTCGCCAACCAGCCTTGGCTCGCCAACGTCATCTAA
- a CDS encoding lipoprotein, producing MKKLFALLIATVILSGCNTVSGIGRDVQKVGQVVTGAGGK from the coding sequence ATGAAAAAACTCTTCGCCCTCCTCATCGCCACCGTCATCCTGTCTGGCTGCAACACCGTCTCCGGCATCGGCCGCGATGTGCAGAAAGTCGGCCAGGTTGTCACTGGCGCCGGCGGAAAATAA
- the leuC gene encoding 3-isopropylmalate dehydratase large subunit yields MMKTLYDKLWESHVVRAEDDGTTILYIDRHLLHEVTSPQAFDGLSVAGRQPWRISANLAVADHNVPTTSRVDGIADPVSRLQVETLDKNARNFGLTYFNMNDKRQGIVHVIGPEQGATLPGMTVVCGDSHTSTHGAFGALAHGIGTSEVEHVLATQTLLQKKSKSMLVQVDGAMPAGVTAKDIVLAVIGKIGTAGGTGYCIEFGGSTIRALSMEGRMTVCNMAIEAGARAGIIGVDDTTINYVKGRPFSPAGPHWERAVSYWRTLHSDPGARFDLVVTLNAQDIEPQVTWGTSPEMVVGIDGRVPDPDNEKDSVKRDAMEKALVYMALKPNTPIADIRIDKVFIGSCTNSRIEDLRAAAAVVRGKYRASNVSLALVVPGSGLVKDQAEREGLDRIFKDAGFEWREPGCSMCLAMNADRLEPGERCASTSNRNFEGRQGQGGRTHLVSPAMAAAAGIAGHFVDVRGLR; encoded by the coding sequence ATGATGAAGACGCTTTACGACAAACTTTGGGAATCCCACGTTGTTCGGGCCGAAGATGATGGCACGACAATTCTGTACATCGACCGGCACTTGCTGCACGAAGTCACCAGCCCGCAAGCCTTCGACGGGCTCAGCGTGGCGGGCCGCCAGCCATGGCGCATTTCCGCCAACCTGGCCGTGGCCGACCATAACGTGCCCACCACCAGCCGCGTCGACGGCATCGCCGACCCCGTTTCGCGCCTGCAGGTGGAAACCCTGGACAAGAACGCCCGCAACTTTGGCTTGACGTACTTCAACATGAACGACAAGCGCCAGGGTATCGTGCATGTGATCGGCCCTGAGCAGGGCGCGACCCTGCCCGGCATGACGGTGGTGTGCGGCGATTCGCACACCTCCACGCACGGCGCCTTCGGCGCGCTGGCGCACGGCATCGGCACGTCCGAGGTCGAACACGTGCTGGCCACGCAAACCTTGCTGCAAAAGAAATCCAAGTCCATGCTGGTGCAGGTCGACGGCGCCATGCCGGCCGGCGTGACGGCCAAGGACATCGTGCTGGCCGTCATCGGCAAGATCGGCACGGCCGGCGGCACCGGCTACTGTATCGAGTTCGGCGGTTCGACCATCCGCGCGCTGTCGATGGAAGGCCGCATGACGGTGTGCAACATGGCCATCGAGGCGGGCGCGCGCGCCGGCATCATCGGCGTCGACGACACCACCATCAATTACGTCAAGGGCCGTCCGTTTTCGCCGGCCGGCCCGCACTGGGAACGCGCCGTGAGCTACTGGCGCACCCTGCATTCGGACCCGGGCGCCCGTTTCGACCTCGTCGTCACGCTCAACGCGCAGGACATCGAGCCGCAGGTGACCTGGGGCACCTCGCCCGAGATGGTGGTCGGCATCGATGGCCGCGTACCGGACCCGGACAATGAAAAAGACAGCGTCAAGCGCGACGCCATGGAAAAGGCCCTCGTCTACATGGCCCTGAAGCCGAACACGCCGATTGCCGACATCCGCATCGACAAGGTCTTCATCGGTTCCTGCACCAATTCGCGCATCGAGGACTTGCGTGCGGCGGCCGCCGTGGTGCGCGGCAAGTACCGCGCCTCGAACGTCAGCCTGGCGCTGGTGGTGCCGGGCTCGGGCCTCGTCAAGGACCAGGCCGAACGCGAAGGACTGGACCGCATCTTCAAGGATGCCGGTTTCGAGTGGCGCGAGCCGGGCTGTTCCATGTGCCTGGCCATGAATGCGGACCGCCTGGAGCCGGGCGAACGCTGCGCCTCGACGTCGAACCGCAACTTCGAAGGCCGGCAAGGGCAGGGCGGACGCACCCACCTGGTGTCGCCGGCGATGGCGGCCGCGGCGGGCATCGCCGGCCACTTCGTCGACGTGCGGGGACTGCGATGA
- a CDS encoding chemotaxis protein CheA, whose protein sequence is MDDMLKDFVVEAMDLAVNVEEHLLRLERDPDNKETLNAVFRSFHTIKGGAGFMGLPALVAACHLTENLFDALRTGAAPVTPIAIEAALQASGFVADQLTELANGAAPESLPAMPEELEHILTNAIEGKGMDAPAPAAAVVVEAVVAEVIVAAPAAAAATASADGLDWEGMYNAVVPEGSQLAAAPAPVAAAVTAAVAAAPAAAAAAKPAGKNWDGVDRREERPDVRHAAPVKEDSIRVDAVKLDALLEVAGESVQAANQAAVLLERLLQFKFEGQAATLMATLAETLERASRYSTELQRATLATRMQPVGRLFQKFPRLVRELAKDLGKDVELTIEGAETEVDRVVVDSLYDPLVHMLRNSLDHGVESPEARLAAGKPAKSYISLKAWQEANSVMIVLQDDGKGMDPVFLRSKAQQKGLISENAQLSNDECFQLVFLPGFSTKEVASSVSGRGVGMDVVKTAVEKNRGAIHIESALGKGTKFAIRLPIELSIVPTMLVSTSGAALALPMAVVQRVVELPETFMEVGGAPVLKDQGRPLPVRSLAGALGYESCSERVGIVVAAPQPYILAVEAVDGTADLVIKPMTAITVEGITGTARSAEGELVLVVGLSFLMDGCRGSVRLAA, encoded by the coding sequence ATGGACGATATGCTCAAGGATTTCGTCGTCGAGGCGATGGATCTTGCGGTTAATGTTGAAGAGCACTTATTGCGTCTCGAGCGCGATCCGGACAACAAGGAAACACTGAATGCCGTGTTTCGTTCTTTCCACACCATCAAGGGCGGCGCCGGTTTCATGGGCTTGCCTGCGCTGGTGGCGGCTTGCCATCTGACGGAAAACCTGTTCGACGCGCTGCGCACGGGCGCCGCGCCGGTGACCCCCATCGCCATCGAGGCGGCGCTGCAGGCATCCGGCTTCGTTGCCGACCAGCTGACGGAACTGGCGAACGGCGCCGCGCCGGAAAGCCTGCCGGCCATGCCGGAAGAGCTTGAACACATCCTCACCAATGCCATCGAAGGCAAGGGCATGGACGCGCCAGCGCCTGCCGCCGCCGTGGTGGTGGAAGCCGTCGTGGCCGAAGTGATCGTGGCCGCGCCTGCCGCTGCTGCCGCCACAGCCAGCGCCGATGGCCTGGACTGGGAAGGCATGTATAACGCCGTCGTGCCGGAAGGCAGCCAGCTGGCCGCCGCGCCGGCCCCCGTCGCCGCTGCCGTTACTGCCGCTGTTGCCGCCGCGCCTGCCGCTGCGGCCGCCGCCAAGCCGGCCGGCAAGAACTGGGATGGCGTGGACCGCCGCGAAGAGCGTCCCGACGTGCGCCACGCCGCGCCCGTCAAGGAAGACAGCATCCGCGTCGACGCCGTCAAGCTCGACGCGCTGCTGGAAGTGGCCGGCGAATCCGTGCAGGCCGCCAACCAGGCTGCCGTGCTGCTCGAGCGCCTGCTGCAATTCAAGTTCGAAGGCCAGGCCGCCACCCTGATGGCGACGCTGGCGGAAACCCTGGAACGCGCGTCGCGCTACTCGACGGAACTGCAGCGCGCCACCCTGGCCACGCGCATGCAGCCCGTGGGCCGGCTGTTCCAGAAATTCCCGCGCCTGGTGCGCGAACTGGCGAAGGACCTGGGCAAGGATGTCGAGCTGACCATCGAGGGCGCGGAGACGGAAGTCGACCGCGTGGTGGTCGACAGCCTGTACGATCCGCTCGTGCACATGCTGCGCAACTCGCTTGACCACGGCGTCGAATCGCCGGAAGCGCGCCTGGCCGCCGGCAAGCCCGCCAAGTCGTATATCTCGCTGAAAGCATGGCAGGAAGCCAACAGCGTGATGATCGTGCTGCAGGATGACGGCAAGGGCATGGACCCGGTCTTCCTGCGCAGCAAGGCCCAGCAAAAGGGCCTGATCAGCGAAAACGCACAATTGAGCAACGATGAATGCTTCCAGCTGGTGTTCCTGCCGGGCTTCTCGACCAAGGAAGTCGCGTCCAGCGTCTCCGGCCGTGGCGTCGGCATGGATGTGGTGAAGACGGCCGTGGAGAAAAACCGCGGCGCCATCCACATCGAGTCGGCGCTGGGCAAGGGCACCAAGTTCGCCATCCGCCTGCCGATCGAGCTGTCGATCGTGCCGACCATGCTCGTCTCCACCTCGGGCGCCGCGCTGGCGCTGCCGATGGCGGTGGTGCAGCGCGTCGTCGAGTTGCCGGAAACCTTCATGGAAGTGGGCGGCGCGCCCGTGCTGAAGGACCAGGGGCGTCCATTGCCCGTGCGTTCGCTGGCCGGTGCCCTGGGCTACGAGTCGTGCAGCGAGCGCGTCGGCATTGTCGTCGCCGCGCCACAGCCGTACATCCTCGCCGTGGAAGCCGTCGATGGCACGGCCGACCTCGTGATCAAGCCGATGACGGCCATCACCGTGGAAGGCATCACGGGCACGGCCCGCTCGGCCGAAGGCGAGCTGGTGCTGGTCGTCGGCCTGTCGTTCCTGATGGATGGTTGCCGGGGCAGTGTCCGCTTGGCGGCCTGA
- a CDS encoding protein phosphatase CheZ, with protein sequence MTNAADDFDALFDEVSAQSAAAAQPAPAAAPAPAVIADDDFDALFDAVSASAAVPAPAAVAAPAVEAAAAPAAPEAPAAAGEAADPVDQSDKPMFERLGGIVRLLHDSLRELGYDKALTEASSQIVDAQDRLEYVATLTEQAANKVLNTLDEGMPAQDVLSKKAKDMDSRWTALFDGKLSLEEFKALAGDSRQFAQAVAEATEAEKARLLEIMMAQDFQDITGQLIKKVVNITKTVEHELAQLLRDNAPAEVREKLAQKQDAPLMQGPSVPSVALDQDNVDDLLADLGF encoded by the coding sequence ATGACCAACGCCGCTGATGATTTCGATGCATTATTCGATGAAGTATCTGCGCAAAGCGCGGCCGCGGCCCAGCCCGCGCCTGCCGCCGCGCCCGCCCCCGCCGTGATCGCGGATGACGATTTTGACGCGCTGTTCGACGCCGTTTCGGCCAGCGCCGCCGTGCCGGCCCCGGCTGCCGTTGCCGCGCCTGCCGTGGAAGCGGCCGCCGCGCCGGCAGCGCCAGAGGCGCCCGCCGCAGCTGGCGAAGCCGCCGACCCTGTCGACCAGTCCGACAAGCCGATGTTCGAGCGCCTGGGCGGCATCGTGCGCCTGTTGCACGATTCGCTGCGCGAACTGGGCTACGACAAGGCGCTGACGGAAGCGTCGTCGCAGATCGTCGACGCGCAGGACCGCCTGGAATACGTGGCCACGCTCACCGAGCAGGCGGCCAACAAGGTCCTCAACACGCTCGACGAAGGCATGCCGGCGCAGGATGTGCTGTCGAAGAAGGCCAAGGACATGGACAGCCGCTGGACAGCCCTGTTCGACGGCAAGCTGAGCCTGGAAGAATTCAAGGCCCTGGCCGGCGACTCGCGCCAGTTCGCGCAAGCCGTTGCCGAGGCGACGGAAGCGGAAAAAGCGCGCCTGCTGGAAATCATGATGGCCCAGGACTTCCAGGACATCACGGGCCAGCTGATCAAAAAAGTGGTGAACATCACCAAGACGGTGGAGCACGAGCTGGCGCAGTTGCTGCGCGACAACGCGCCGGCCGAAGTGCGCGAGAAACTCGCGCAGAAGCAGGACGCGCCGCTGATGCAGGGCCCTTCCGTGCCGTCGGTGGCGCTGGACCAGGATAATGTAGACGACCTTCTTGCGGATTTGGGATTCTAA
- a CDS encoding Crp/Fnr family transcriptional regulator has product MEAGRQRQGRLWSNLKEVCDLLHISSACTIAADELLFQHVQFKTGQRVHTIGQPFDTLYIVNSGFLKTVLIDEFGNEQVLSFPMKGDMLGVDGIHSRHYSSEAVALSDCDLILLPFKKLTALGRVHMELENVMYGVMSRELVREQAMIGMLGALSAEARVARFLVSLADRFAQMGYSSKLFNLRMTRHEIGSYLGLTLETVSRTLSAFNEIGLITVDQRTIGIKDPEALKTLRRLPPSRSRAKQLAAAKLKADTAAAADVSAQLLATI; this is encoded by the coding sequence ATGGAAGCGGGACGCCAGCGCCAGGGGCGGCTGTGGTCGAACCTGAAGGAGGTATGCGATCTGCTGCATATCTCCAGCGCCTGCACCATCGCCGCCGACGAGCTGCTGTTCCAGCACGTGCAATTCAAGACGGGGCAGCGCGTGCACACGATCGGCCAGCCGTTCGACACCCTGTACATCGTCAACTCGGGCTTCCTGAAAACCGTCCTCATCGATGAGTTCGGCAATGAACAGGTACTGAGCTTTCCCATGAAAGGCGACATGCTGGGCGTCGACGGCATCCACTCGCGCCACTATTCCTCGGAAGCCGTGGCCCTGTCCGACTGCGACCTGATCCTGCTGCCATTCAAGAAGCTCACGGCGCTGGGCCGTGTCCACATGGAGCTGGAAAACGTCATGTACGGCGTGATGAGCCGCGAACTGGTGCGCGAACAGGCCATGATCGGCATGCTGGGCGCCCTCAGCGCCGAGGCGCGCGTGGCCCGCTTCCTCGTCTCGCTGGCCGACCGCTTCGCGCAGATGGGTTATTCGAGCAAACTGTTCAACCTGCGCATGACGCGCCATGAAATCGGCAGCTACCTGGGCCTGACGCTGGAAACGGTCAGCCGCACCCTGTCCGCCTTCAACGAGATCGGCCTGATCACCGTCGACCAGCGCACCATCGGCATCAAGGACCCGGAAGCGCTGAAAACCCTGCGCCGCCTGCCGCCCTCGCGCTCGCGCGCCAAGCAGCTGGCCGCCGCCAAGCTCAAGGCCGACACGGCCGCCGCGGCCGACGTCTCGGCGCAATTGCTGGCCACCATTTGA
- a CDS encoding DUF2325 domain-containing protein, with the protein MCDKDKSLPVISNCSSGEADTAALASRRRRLWELSHTCHCPLVGVGLPLGYLRKLVGKMTGGRVLADDYEVHVGAVTECGARNRLSEALQKELERRYAPVILRFRGAKTTEQVAQLWRTAVANGDVSGAFWAGLTHPRCDAELEEQMCRDLHMIQHQAGACVRADMGKFTALQEENTRLTHELAKLQQRSQAMLLEKTGDLERQEAVLLRTRAESIGKDSVIDGLRAELAQLQAAIPALESRTRLVERLAQMDEREKELRQQITELKQAQPRPGAAAPPPAPKLEVPTGGKLKMPIRLVDQSVLCVGGRSGNVATYRALIERVGAQFAHHDGGLEDNANLLDSSLAAADLVICQTGCISHSAYWRVKDYCKRTGKRCVFIDNPSISSLARGLQEVSGEMEPAALDAAE; encoded by the coding sequence ATGTGTGACAAAGACAAGTCCCTGCCCGTCATCAGCAATTGTTCCAGCGGCGAGGCCGATACGGCCGCGCTTGCCTCACGCCGCCGGCGGCTGTGGGAACTGTCGCATACCTGCCATTGCCCGCTGGTCGGCGTCGGCTTGCCGCTCGGTTACTTGCGCAAGCTGGTCGGCAAGATGACGGGCGGGCGCGTGCTGGCCGACGATTACGAAGTGCACGTGGGCGCCGTGACGGAATGCGGCGCGCGCAACCGCCTGTCGGAAGCACTGCAAAAGGAACTCGAACGCCGCTACGCTCCCGTGATCCTGCGCTTTCGCGGCGCCAAGACGACGGAACAGGTGGCCCAGCTGTGGCGCACGGCCGTCGCCAATGGCGACGTGTCGGGCGCCTTCTGGGCCGGGCTGACGCACCCGCGCTGCGACGCCGAGCTGGAAGAGCAGATGTGCCGCGACCTGCACATGATCCAGCACCAGGCCGGCGCCTGCGTGCGCGCCGACATGGGCAAATTTACGGCCTTGCAGGAAGAAAATACACGCCTGACGCACGAACTGGCCAAGCTGCAACAGCGCAGCCAGGCCATGCTGCTGGAAAAGACGGGCGACCTGGAACGCCAGGAAGCCGTGCTGCTGCGCACGCGGGCCGAATCGATCGGCAAGGATAGCGTGATCGACGGCTTGCGCGCCGAACTGGCGCAATTGCAGGCGGCCATCCCGGCGCTGGAATCGCGCACGCGCCTGGTCGAGCGCCTGGCGCAGATGGATGAACGCGAAAAGGAATTGCGCCAGCAAATCACGGAATTGAAGCAGGCCCAGCCGCGCCCCGGCGCCGCCGCGCCGCCGCCCGCACCGAAGCTGGAAGTGCCCACGGGCGGCAAGCTGAAGATGCCGATCCGCCTCGTCGATCAAAGCGTGCTGTGCGTAGGTGGACGCAGCGGCAATGTCGCCACCTACCGCGCCCTGATCGAACGCGTCGGCGCGCAGTTCGCCCACCACGACGGCGGCCTGGAAGACAATGCCAACCTGCTCGATTCGAGCCTGGCGGCGGCCGACCTGGTGATTTGCCAGACCGGCTGCATCAGCCACAGCGCCTACTGGCGCGTGAAGGATTACTGCAAGCGCACGGGCAAGCGCTGCGTCTTCATCGACAACCCCAGCATCTCCAGCCTGGCGCGCGGCTTGCAGGAAGTGAGCGGCGAGATGGAACCGGCCGCGCTGGACGCTGCCGAGTAA
- the hemP gene encoding hemin uptake protein HemP, with product MQSSKPALIQDAASAHVRPPVSVAQPARRITSEALLQQGREVEIEHSGKIYRLRVTQLNKLILTA from the coding sequence ATGCAAAGCTCAAAACCAGCCTTGATCCAGGATGCCGCCAGCGCCCACGTCCGCCCTCCCGTCAGCGTGGCGCAGCCGGCGCGCCGCATCACCAGCGAAGCGCTGCTGCAACAGGGCCGCGAAGTGGAGATTGAACACAGCGGCAAGATTTACCGCCTGCGCGTCACCCAATTGAACAAGCTGATCCTGACTGCCTGA